In Synechococcus sp. PCC 6312, one genomic interval encodes:
- a CDS encoding Uma2 family endonuclease → MLTTQSIFTFEEYLTYDDGTDSRYELDHGKLVLMTPAIGQHYFITHFIFETFLQEIRRLKLPWMVVFEPGQQTGPKTSRLSALLVIPKTNMEAMRYQSLVLEVPALLAVEVVSPSSIQDDYITERDEYQAIGIPEYWVVDAISENPRIAIHTLTDNVYHLNIFSNAELLISPTFPELKITAEQILNA, encoded by the coding sequence ATGCTTACTACCCAGTCAATATTCACTTTTGAAGAGTATCTCACCTATGATGATGGCACTGATTCCCGCTATGAACTGGATCACGGAAAGTTAGTTCTCATGACTCCAGCAATTGGGCAACATTACTTTATTACTCATTTTATATTTGAAACTTTTTTGCAAGAAATTAGACGCTTAAAATTACCTTGGATGGTTGTGTTTGAACCCGGTCAACAAACTGGCCCCAAAACCTCACGCTTATCGGCTCTATTAGTCATACCCAAAACAAATATGGAAGCGATGCGTTATCAGTCCTTAGTTTTAGAGGTTCCAGCGTTATTGGCAGTTGAAGTAGTCAGTCCTAGTTCAATTCAAGATGACTATATTACCGAACGAGACGAGTACCAGGCCATAGGAATTCCTGAATATTGGGTGGTCGATGCCATCAGTGAAAATCCCAGGATTGCAATTCATACCCTGACCGATAATGTTTATCATCTAAACATATTTTCCAATGCTGAATTATTGATTTCTCCGACATTTCCTGAATTAAAAATTACTGCCGAACAAATTCTCAACGCCTAA
- a CDS encoding type II toxin-antitoxin system HicA family toxin, producing the protein MVTLLEAFGFRLDRINGSHHIFKHSFIPEIINIQNRKGFVQPYHVRQFLDLIEEYKLKFEED; encoded by the coding sequence ATGGTCACATTATTAGAGGCTTTTGGCTTCAGGCTTGATAGAATTAACGGAAGTCATCATATATTTAAGCATTCATTTATACCAGAGATCATTAACATTCAAAACCGTAAAGGATTTGTTCAGCCCTATCACGTTCGCCAATTTCTAGACCTAATTGAAGAATACAAACTTAAATTTGAGGAGGATTAA
- the acpP gene encoding acyl carrier protein produces the protein MTEAEIFEQVKKIVADQLSVDTEKVTPEADFANDLSADSLDVVELVMALEEEFSVEIPDESAEKIKTVQDAVDFISGKVAA, from the coding sequence ATGACAGAGGCAGAAATTTTCGAGCAAGTGAAGAAGATCGTTGCGGATCAACTGAGTGTCGATACCGAGAAGGTGACTCCCGAAGCTGATTTTGCCAATGATCTCAGTGCCGACTCCCTAGATGTGGTTGAGTTAGTCATGGCCTTGGAAGAAGAGTTTAGTGTAGAAATCCCAGACGAATCTGCCGAGAAAATTAAGACCGTCCAAGATGCAGTTGACTTCATTAGCGGTAAAGTAGCAGCCTAA
- a CDS encoding diflavin flavoprotein, giving the protein MVVASATRPARLTLETQAIAPDTTALRCLDWDRERFDIEFGLENGTTYNSFIIRGEKLGLVDTSHAKFRDIYLEKLWELIDPAELDYLIISHTEPDHSGLVKDVLAKAPHITVVGSKVALQFLSGFVHQPFQQQVIKNGEQIDLGNGHIIEFVMAPNLHWPDTILSYDHGTQTLFTCDVFGMHYCNDDTYDSDSELIAPDFKFYYDCLMGPNARSVLSALKRMGDLPEIKLIATGHGPLLKEHLTDWVENYRTWSQAQAKAAATIALFYQPGYGYSDVLAEAINRGASKTGVVVEPVDLTTTDQQEVREIVDIAAGIIIGMPDSTAQTSLSTILATAHNKQAIGVFETGVVGSEAAYPLFNQFRDLGLTPSFPVIRVAEAPNEALLQQAEEAGTDMGQWLLRDRTVKQMKSLDTDLDKALGRLSGGLYIITAQKGDINSAMLASWVAQASVEPLGVTIAVAKDRAIESFMHVGDTFVLNVLEEGNYQPLMRHFLKRFPPGADRFATIKTYPANNGSPILADALAYVECTVINRLDCHDHWLVYSTIETGRVSKPDALTAVHHRKVGNHY; this is encoded by the coding sequence ATGGTCGTTGCATCTGCCACTCGCCCCGCCCGGTTGACCCTGGAAACCCAGGCCATTGCCCCTGATACGACGGCCTTGAGATGTTTAGATTGGGATCGAGAACGGTTTGATATTGAGTTTGGCCTGGAAAATGGCACTACCTACAATTCCTTTATTATCCGTGGTGAAAAACTGGGCCTCGTCGATACATCCCATGCCAAATTCCGGGATATTTACCTGGAAAAACTCTGGGAACTCATTGACCCCGCTGAATTGGATTACTTGATCATCAGTCATACGGAACCGGATCACAGTGGCCTGGTGAAAGATGTTTTGGCCAAAGCCCCGCACATCACCGTCGTTGGTTCTAAAGTTGCCCTGCAATTCCTGAGTGGGTTTGTCCATCAACCATTTCAACAACAGGTTATTAAAAACGGCGAGCAAATTGACTTAGGCAACGGCCACATCATCGAATTTGTCATGGCCCCCAACCTCCACTGGCCCGACACGATCCTCTCCTATGACCACGGGACGCAAACCCTTTTTACCTGTGATGTTTTCGGGATGCACTATTGCAACGATGACACCTACGACAGCGACTCAGAACTGATTGCCCCCGACTTTAAGTTCTACTACGACTGCCTCATGGGCCCTAATGCGCGCTCGGTGTTATCTGCCCTCAAACGCATGGGAGATTTACCAGAGATTAAATTAATTGCCACTGGCCACGGCCCCCTATTGAAAGAGCATTTGACAGATTGGGTGGAAAATTACCGGACATGGAGCCAGGCCCAGGCCAAAGCAGCGGCAACCATTGCTCTGTTCTACCAACCCGGCTATGGCTACAGTGATGTCTTAGCAGAGGCGATTAACCGAGGTGCCAGCAAAACTGGAGTAGTTGTTGAACCTGTTGACCTGACTACCACAGATCAGCAAGAAGTCCGGGAAATTGTCGATATTGCCGCCGGAATTATTATTGGCATGCCCGATAGTACCGCCCAAACCAGCCTCAGCACCATCCTCGCCACTGCCCATAACAAGCAAGCCATTGGGGTCTTTGAAACCGGTGTTGTCGGCAGTGAAGCCGCGTATCCTCTCTTCAATCAATTTCGAGACTTGGGCCTAACCCCATCTTTTCCGGTGATCCGCGTTGCCGAAGCTCCCAATGAAGCCCTGCTCCAACAGGCCGAGGAAGCCGGAACCGATATGGGGCAATGGTTACTTCGAGATCGCACCGTTAAGCAAATGAAATCCTTGGATACGGATCTAGATAAGGCATTAGGCCGACTCAGTGGCGGACTTTATATCATCACTGCCCAAAAAGGGGACATTAACAGTGCCATGTTGGCTTCTTGGGTGGCCCAGGCCAGTGTTGAACCCCTTGGCGTGACGATTGCGGTGGCTAAAGACCGGGCCATTGAATCCTTTATGCACGTGGGCGATACCTTTGTCCTGAATGTCTTGGAAGAAGGGAACTATCAACCCCTAATGCGCCACTTCCTCAAACGCTTCCCCCCGGGAGCCGATCGCTTTGCCACGATCAAAACCTATCCCGCAAACAATGGCAGCCCAATTTTGGCCGATGCTTTAGCCTATGTGGAATGTACGGTGATCAATCGCTTGGACTGTCATGATCATTGGTTAGTCTATAGCACCATCGAAACCGGCCGGGTCTCAAAACCAGATGCCTTAACTGCCGTCCATCACCGCAAAGTGGGGAATCATTACTAA
- a CDS encoding Uma2 family endonuclease, whose amino-acid sequence MLITTTPNLTFEEYLTYDDGADTRYELVEGHLISMTPPKIRHQLIVRFLELLFEAEIKRKNLPWVTLHNVGVRTGLRTSRCPDLCVTTIAQTEAIKDLSGVFETSPLLVVEAVSSSSIQDDYITKRDEYQATGIPEYWVIYAINEDPRITIYTLKNEAYDPQVFRNEQQLISSTFSELQMNASQILNA is encoded by the coding sequence ATGCTGATCACCACCACCCCAAACCTGACCTTTGAAGAGTACCTAACCTATGATGATGGTGCTGATACGCGTTATGAATTAGTAGAGGGTCATCTAATTTCCATGACTCCCCCTAAGATTCGACATCAACTGATCGTGAGATTTTTAGAGTTGCTATTTGAAGCAGAAATTAAACGCAAAAATCTCCCCTGGGTAACTCTCCATAATGTTGGTGTGAGAACTGGACTGAGAACCTCTCGTTGTCCTGATTTATGTGTGACCACTATTGCGCAAACCGAGGCGATCAAAGATTTATCTGGAGTTTTTGAAACCTCACCCTTACTGGTGGTTGAAGCAGTCAGTTCTAGTTCAATTCAAGATGACTATATTACTAAACGAGACGAATACCAGGCCACGGGAATTCCTGAGTATTGGGTCATATATGCCATCAATGAGGATCCGAGAATTACAATTTACACGCTTAAGAATGAAGCTTATGATCCACAGGTTTTCCGCAATGAACAGCAACTGATCTCATCTACGTTTTCAGAATTACAAATGAATGCTAGCCAAATACTTAATGCTTAA
- a CDS encoding Uma2 family endonuclease — translation MLITTTQNLTFEEYLTYDDDTDTRYELVEGQLIPMTPPILQHYLIARFLMLMFESAIKRANLPYLTLLEAGQRTGIRNSRLPDLLVIPITVIEELRFQPAIFESAALLAVEVVSPSSVEDDYISKRDEYQAIGIPEYWVVDAISENPRITIHTLTDDVYHPNIFSNAELLISPTFLELQVTAEQILNA, via the coding sequence ATGCTGATCACCACCACCCAAAACCTGACCTTTGAAGAGTACCTAACCTATGATGATGACACTGACACGCGCTATGAATTAGTAGAGGGTCAGTTAATTCCGATGACTCCACCAATTTTACAACATTATTTAATTGCTCGTTTTTTAATGCTCATGTTTGAATCAGCAATAAAACGTGCTAACTTACCCTATCTAACTTTATTAGAGGCTGGTCAGCGAACAGGTATAAGAAACTCAAGACTTCCTGATCTTCTGGTGATCCCAATAACAGTAATAGAAGAATTGCGATTTCAGCCTGCCATCTTTGAATCTGCTGCTTTACTGGCTGTTGAAGTGGTTAGTCCTAGCTCGGTTGAAGATGATTACATAAGCAAACGCGATGAATACCAGGCCATAGGAATTCCTGAATATTGGGTGGTCGATGCCATCAGTGAAAATCCCAGGATTACAATTCATACTCTGACCGATGATGTTTATCATCCAAACATATTTTCCAATGCTGAATTATTGATTTCTCCGACATTTCTTGAATTACAAGTTACTGCCGAACAAATTCTCAACGCCTAA
- a CDS encoding Uma2 family endonuclease, which produces MLITTTPNLTFEEYLTYDDGTDTRYELVEGRLVPMTPAIWQHYFITHFIFETLLQEIRRLNVPWMTFLEPGQRTGMSTSRIPDLAVIPKQQLVNLKSRPAISEFPVLLAVEVVSPSSIEDDYITKRDEYQAIRIPEYWVVDAISENPRITIHTLTDNVYHLNIFSNAELLISPTFPELKITAEQILNA; this is translated from the coding sequence ATGCTGATCACCACCACCCCAAACCTGACCTTTGAAGAGTACCTAACCTATGATGATGGCACTGACACGCGCTATGAATTGGTTGAGGGTCGTTTAGTTCCCATGACTCCGGCAATCTGGCAGCATTATTTCATCACTCATTTTATCTTTGAAACCCTGTTACAAGAAATTAGGCGATTAAACGTACCTTGGATGACTTTTTTAGAACCAGGCCAGCGAACGGGGATGAGTACATCCAGAATTCCTGATCTTGCGGTAATTCCTAAGCAACAACTAGTAAACTTGAAATCTCGTCCAGCGATCTCGGAATTTCCAGTATTGCTTGCTGTTGAAGTCGTTAGTCCTAGTTCTATTGAGGATGATTACATAACCAAACGAGACGAATACCAGGCCATAAGAATTCCTGAATATTGGGTGGTCGATGCCATCAGTGAAAATCCCAGGATTACAATTCATACCCTGACCGATAATGTTTATCATCTAAACATATTTTCCAATGCTGAATTATTGATTTCTCCGACATTTCCTGAATTAAAAATTACTGCCGAACAGATTCTCAACGCCTAA
- the gmk gene encoding guanylate kinase: MSTTSGKLVVITGPSGVGKGTLLRKFLAKYPDTYFSVSATTRAPRPGEIDGQDYYFVSTDKFQAMIQANELLEWAEFAGNFYGTPREPVVTQVAASRLVILEIELAGARQVRTTYPQACQIFIAPPSLAELERRIRLRGQDSEPAISRRLERAKIELEAAHEFDYQIINEDLEIALRGLEAIVC; this comes from the coding sequence ATGAGCACAACATCTGGCAAATTAGTGGTGATCACCGGCCCGAGTGGGGTTGGTAAAGGGACATTGTTACGCAAGTTCTTGGCAAAATATCCAGACACCTATTTCTCTGTCTCAGCTACCACTCGCGCCCCCCGGCCTGGAGAAATAGATGGCCAAGATTACTATTTTGTCTCAACTGATAAATTCCAGGCCATGATCCAAGCCAACGAACTTTTGGAATGGGCCGAGTTTGCTGGAAATTTTTATGGCACCCCCCGAGAGCCAGTCGTGACGCAGGTTGCCGCTAGCCGGTTAGTCATCTTAGAAATTGAATTGGCCGGAGCTAGACAAGTCCGCACCACCTATCCCCAGGCCTGCCAAATCTTCATTGCCCCCCCATCTCTGGCTGAACTCGAACGCCGGATTCGTCTGCGGGGCCAAGATTCAGAACCAGCTATCAGCCGCCGCCTCGAACGGGCCAAAATTGAACTAGAGGCTGCCCATGAGTTTGACTATCAAATCATTAACGAAGATTTAGAGATTGCCTTACGAGGCCTGGAAGCGATTGTCTGCTAA
- a CDS encoding superoxide dismutase, with product MAFQQPPLPFDFGALEPYGMSARTFEFHYGKHHKAYVDNLNKLTQDTELADKSLEDVIRISFSDPSKAGIFNNAAQVWNHTFFWNSLKPAGGGVPTGELAARIESAFGSFDEFKTQFSTAAATQFGSGWAWLVSEGGTLKVTKTPNAENPLVHGQVPLLTLDVWEHAYYLDFQNARPGFIENFLSKLVNWDFVAQNLATV from the coding sequence ATGGCATTTCAGCAACCACCTCTACCCTTTGATTTTGGTGCCTTAGAACCCTATGGGATGTCGGCCCGGACATTTGAATTTCACTATGGCAAGCACCATAAAGCCTATGTGGATAATCTCAACAAACTCACCCAAGATACGGAATTAGCCGATAAGTCTTTAGAAGATGTGATTCGGATTAGTTTCAGTGATCCCAGTAAAGCCGGAATTTTTAACAATGCGGCTCAAGTCTGGAATCATACCTTTTTCTGGAATTCCCTCAAGCCTGCGGGTGGGGGCGTGCCAACGGGAGAGTTAGCGGCTCGGATAGAGAGTGCCTTTGGCAGCTTTGATGAGTTTAAGACGCAATTTTCCACCGCAGCGGCAACCCAATTTGGGAGTGGCTGGGCCTGGTTGGTTTCCGAAGGTGGCACCCTCAAAGTGACCAAAACCCCTAATGCCGAAAACCCTCTCGTGCATGGGCAAGTGCCTTTGCTGACTTTGGATGTTTGGGAGCACGCCTACTACTTAGATTTCCAAAATGCCCGGCCTGGGTTTATTGAGAACTTCTTGAGCAAGTTGGTGAACTGGGATTTTGTTGCTCAAAATTTAGCCACCGTCTAA
- a CDS encoding type II toxin-antitoxin system HicB family antitoxin: MKDYHINIFYSDEDKAYIADIPDLKYCSAAGDSPEEALDEVLLAKQAWLETAKSSGKPVPEPMYKPFSQTVA; this comes from the coding sequence ATGAAGGATTATCACATTAACATTTTCTACAGCGATGAAGACAAAGCCTATATTGCGGATATTCCAGACTTAAAGTACTGTTCTGCAGCGGGTGATAGTCCAGAAGAAGCCCTCGATGAAGTCCTCTTAGCCAAGCAGGCCTGGTTAGAGACGGCAAAATCATCTGGTAAACCTGTTCCTGAACCAATGTACAAGCCATTTAGTCAAACTGTTGCTTAG
- the fabF gene encoding beta-ketoacyl-ACP synthase II — protein MTQGDVRRVVVTGLGAITPIGNTLQDYWQGLIAGKNGIGPITLFEPSRHACRIAGEVKGFDPEVFMDRKDAKRMDRFAQFGVAASKQALADAGLIIDDRNATQVGIIIGTGVGGLKVMEDQQEVYLTRGPDRCSPFMIPMMIANMAAGLTAIHTGAKGPNSCSVTACAAGSNAIGDAFRLIQHGYAQAMICGGAEAAITPLSVAGFASARALSTRNDDPAHASRPFDINRDGFVLGEGAGIVILEELTAAQARGARIYAEIVGYGLTCDAYHMTAPSPGGEGAARAIEFCLKDAAITPDQVSYVNAHGTSTPANDSTETAAIKRALGDNAYNIAISSTKSMTGHLLGGSGGIEAIAAIMAVYNDIIPPTINLETPDPACDLDYVPHSSRQAPVEIALSNSFGFGGHNVTLGFRKFKS, from the coding sequence ATGACACAGGGTGACGTGAGACGGGTAGTGGTGACTGGCCTGGGGGCAATTACGCCCATTGGCAATACCCTCCAAGACTACTGGCAAGGATTAATTGCTGGAAAAAACGGGATTGGCCCGATTACCCTATTTGAGCCATCACGTCATGCCTGTCGAATTGCCGGGGAAGTCAAGGGGTTTGATCCGGAAGTCTTCATGGATCGCAAAGATGCCAAGCGGATGGATCGGTTTGCCCAGTTTGGGGTGGCTGCCAGTAAACAAGCCCTGGCCGATGCTGGGTTGATTATTGATGACCGGAACGCGACCCAAGTTGGCATCATTATTGGTACGGGTGTTGGTGGCCTGAAGGTGATGGAAGATCAACAAGAGGTCTATCTCACCCGCGGCCCCGATCGCTGTAGCCCGTTCATGATTCCGATGATGATTGCCAATATGGCGGCGGGGTTAACGGCCATTCATACGGGTGCAAAAGGGCCGAATTCTTGCTCGGTGACGGCCTGTGCCGCAGGTTCCAATGCCATTGGGGATGCCTTTCGCCTGATTCAACATGGCTATGCCCAGGCCATGATCTGTGGTGGGGCTGAAGCGGCCATTACTCCTCTTTCCGTAGCTGGATTTGCCTCGGCCCGTGCCTTATCAACCCGCAATGATGACCCGGCCCATGCCAGTCGCCCATTTGATATCAATCGCGATGGCTTTGTCTTGGGCGAAGGAGCCGGAATCGTCATTTTAGAAGAATTAACTGCGGCCCAGGCCCGGGGAGCAAGAATTTATGCTGAGATTGTTGGCTACGGTCTCACCTGTGATGCCTACCACATGACGGCCCCCTCCCCTGGTGGAGAAGGAGCAGCCCGCGCCATTGAATTTTGCCTGAAAGATGCGGCCATTACGCCGGATCAGGTGAGTTATGTCAATGCCCACGGCACCAGTACTCCCGCCAACGACAGCACGGAAACCGCCGCCATCAAGCGAGCCTTGGGCGATAATGCCTACAACATTGCCATCAGTTCAACAAAGTCCATGACGGGGCATCTACTGGGTGGATCGGGAGGGATTGAGGCGATTGCGGCCATTATGGCAGTCTATAATGACATCATTCCCCCGACAATTAATTTAGAAACCCCAGACCCGGCCTGTGATTTAGATTATGTGCCCCACAGTAGTCGCCAGGCCCCGGTGGAAATTGCCCTCTCTAATTCTTTTGGCTTTGGTGGCCATAACGTGACCTTGGGATTCCGTAAGTTCAAGAGTTAG
- a CDS encoding diflavin flavoprotein, with translation MTLTQTRPRDVQVTEIGPNTIVLRSRTWDRLKFEVEYGRQQGTTSNSYLIQAEYSALIDPPGESFTELYLAELSQHIYLQKLNYIILGHLNSNRLATLKTLHQLAPQAIFVCSKPGAVTLKAAFADEVEPLQVWVPRNDAVLDLGQDHQLQFIFAPTPRWPDGLLTYDPVTRILYTDKFFGTHVCGDAVYDEAWKKLDQDRRYYFDCLHAAQSRQVETALDKIATLTPKMYAPAHGPLVRFSLSRLNHDYRQWSQEQKEQDTTVALLYASAYGNTAIMAQALAKGLSDAGIKVESINCEATPPSEIQTIVSEADGFLIGSPTLGGHMPTQVQTALGLVLSHAAKTKLAGVFGSYGWSGEAVDEIESKLQDAGYALGFETLRVKFTPTEQDLLACEAAGTEFAQALKKARKSRTVRQPVLLDVQADRTEQAVGRVVGSLCVLTTPSPAAHDLTQAESILVSWISQASFNPPGLTVALKRDWAENTCQIGDVFVLNILKEGLNIRRSFQQPLKPCETPLAELALKAASNGCPVIIDALAYLECQVESRLECGDHWLIYAVVQAGHLLEDNGLTAIQHRKSGQQY, from the coding sequence ATGACTCTGACGCAAACCCGCCCCCGTGATGTCCAAGTTACCGAAATTGGCCCCAACACCATCGTTCTTAGATCTCGCACCTGGGATCGACTCAAGTTTGAAGTTGAGTATGGACGACAACAGGGGACGACATCTAATTCCTATCTGATCCAGGCCGAGTATAGTGCCTTAATCGATCCGCCGGGTGAATCATTTACGGAACTCTATTTGGCCGAACTATCGCAACATATCTATCTGCAAAAACTAAACTACATTATCCTCGGGCATCTCAACTCCAACCGCCTCGCCACGCTGAAAACCCTGCACCAACTCGCCCCCCAGGCCATTTTTGTTTGTTCTAAACCCGGTGCTGTCACCCTCAAAGCCGCCTTTGCCGATGAAGTTGAGCCACTCCAGGTTTGGGTACCGCGTAATGATGCTGTTTTAGATTTGGGCCAGGATCATCAACTGCAATTCATTTTTGCCCCGACTCCCCGCTGGCCTGATGGCTTATTAACCTATGATCCGGTGACGCGAATCTTATATACGGATAAATTTTTTGGGACTCATGTCTGTGGGGATGCGGTCTATGACGAGGCCTGGAAAAAGCTGGATCAAGATCGGCGGTATTACTTTGACTGTCTCCATGCGGCCCAATCTCGCCAAGTAGAAACAGCCCTCGATAAAATCGCCACCCTCACCCCAAAAATGTATGCCCCGGCCCACGGCCCCCTTGTTCGCTTCAGCCTCAGTCGCTTAAATCATGATTATCGGCAATGGTCCCAAGAGCAAAAGGAACAAGATACAACGGTGGCGCTCCTCTATGCTTCGGCCTATGGCAACACGGCGATTATGGCCCAGGCCTTGGCGAAAGGCTTATCTGATGCTGGGATTAAAGTCGAATCCATTAACTGTGAAGCTACACCGCCCAGCGAAATTCAAACCATTGTCAGTGAAGCCGATGGCTTTTTGATTGGCTCTCCCACTCTCGGCGGCCATATGCCCACCCAAGTCCAAACCGCTCTGGGCCTGGTGCTCTCCCATGCGGCCAAAACTAAGCTGGCCGGAGTCTTTGGCTCCTATGGCTGGAGTGGCGAGGCCGTGGATGAAATTGAAAGTAAGCTCCAAGATGCCGGGTATGCCTTGGGATTTGAAACCTTGCGGGTGAAATTTACGCCGACTGAGCAAGATTTATTGGCCTGTGAAGCTGCCGGAACTGAATTTGCCCAGGCCCTGAAAAAAGCCCGCAAAAGTCGCACTGTCCGGCAACCGGTGTTATTGGATGTGCAAGCGGATCGGACAGAGCAGGCCGTCGGGCGGGTGGTTGGCTCGTTATGTGTGTTGACAACGCCTAGCCCCGCTGCCCATGATTTAACCCAGGCCGAATCTATTTTAGTGTCATGGATTTCGCAGGCCTCGTTTAATCCGCCGGGGTTGACCGTGGCTCTCAAGCGGGATTGGGCGGAAAATACCTGCCAAATTGGGGATGTTTTTGTCCTAAATATTCTCAAAGAAGGCTTAAATATCCGCCGTAGTTTTCAACAACCCCTCAAACCCTGTGAAACTCCCTTAGCCGAGTTGGCCTTAAAAGCAGCCAGTAACGGTTGTCCAGTGATTATCGATGCCTTAGCCTATCTTGAATGTCAGGTAGAATCCCGCTTAGAATGTGGCGATCATTGGTTAATTTATGCCGTTGTCCAGGCTGGGCATTTACTTGAAGATAATGGCTTAACGGCAATTCAACATCGCAAATCCGGGCAACAATATTAA